In the genome of Aedes aegypti strain LVP_AGWG chromosome 2, AaegL5.0 Primary Assembly, whole genome shotgun sequence, the window CAAGCACTAGCAGCGTATCAGCCATATACTCGAAAACCAGGAGTAAGGTTAGGGCTAACCGACTCTATTACTCTATTGGGAAAATTCTTTACCAATTATCTATATTTAGGCGTTTTACGCGTTATTTTTGGAATTTAATTATGTCATATATTTTATAAACAATGAATAGTCAAGTATTCTGCAAGCAAATTCGAATTCCAGAAGCGCAGATTAAGTATGTAGAATTGTTTTCCAAGCAAACAACAATCGCATTTGAAAGTGATTGATGTCACCACGAAATGGGGtcccacattttttttaattcagagACAATTGTTAGCAGTAAGTAATATTACATTTGTAAAGAGATTTTGGTACATGAGCCACCGATTTTTAAATTCAGCATTGACAATTACGGTACAGGTCACTAGATAAATAAGCAAACGAGTAATCTTTTAACACCTTGCAATTTGGAATaattagggtaagtgtaccagttatggccatagtggttccctatttcgccatacgtgataacttgaacgtctgcacattttgaaaagttttgtgtgttttagtagtaagatataggatatatcttgatgttaaaacactaaaaaaaattgaaaatgtgaaagttaacGAAATAATGCATatagccaaatagggaaccactatggccataactggtacactttccctaccaCACAGAttcatttaccgttttgattcatattacggacagcttttaattccggacattcTTCTTTGTACAGGGTGTCCGGAAATAatccgaacagaaaaatattggaatattggaagatgatctcacattaaaaattaatgaaaaatcaatgtccatgtaccttttataatagggtaggtgtaccagttatggacataatggttccctatttcgccatacgtgattacatGACtatcttcacattttgaaaatttttgtgtgttgtaatAGTAAGATTCAAGatcaatcttgatgttaaaacattcaaaaagatttaaaatgtgattgttaataaaattttacatatggccaaatagggaaccaccaTGGCCACAACTGGTACAGTTTCCCTACATCTATTTGTtgacacaaaatacaacttcaaataattttgaaatgattgcttgttactgagataggcaaatttaaaattttcgaagacgtttttcctgagggccgctagtcatactggagatttgttatccctaaaatctaaaagagatgaatctaaatgtcctattattatttgaagttacctGTAGTtaagtggcttcaagttagactggaaatagaaaattatacagttcaaatccagtgagttctatttctcttccgtcataaagctcgaaaaacagctccttttaagacacctcaatacatttgacttggttttgcaaatattcgacatcggaaatgtgtcaactTACTTCATAAGAATATTATAAGCCAATATTTacaaccatgcaagaatattgaatttattatgcttgattgtatagagccatatctttaaagtttgtacggataatttgcggacaccctgtatgggtaacattttacatgaaatgtttcattttttgccgttcaaaagttcgcattttcgaagcttgttttaataagcatttttcataaatatctatgaaaatttataatgtccaactgccttagacgtctgttTGGTGGTTTGGCGATTTCAATCAATTATTTGACTTCtcaatttatgattttcatttttttaaggcactctgtgctcgtggccactactgtgccggaatcagtttaccGTTCAACTgattctttaccgatacagatctattttcaacttatctatatttacatcaactttcactctctcctactcttttactctcacaccgagcaggtaggagagagctctgctgtcaGTGAGGCTAGCAGCCTGCGaggagggtcagtttgtctcagtcaccatctgatactgacagaggatggatgtgctccccaaagcacggtcctccgtgaggcgtcttctggtggctggacgggttttttgtggaggggctgggaatcgaacccatgaccttccgcttatgaagcgaaagcgtaacctcaaggctacagacccccctatgcCCGGAATTGGAATCAAAGTGTCTGGAAATCAAGGCAAAAGTAAGCAAGCgttcggaataagaatcatagtccacacattttcatttatttaaaattattcatattgcggaatcaaaatcttcacccaccattcgaaagcttAGCCAAGGCTCGATgacgcggaggaatcatacaaactgatttattttatattcttTTCGATGAgcaatataaatcaaaacggtagttagGGTCtacaaagttttgaataaatcaAAAACTCCTTTGAGCACAGGTCTTCAGACCTATTACTAGCATAACCAGTAATATTTCGGAAGATTATGAACGAAGATGATACCTGTTGACTACGCCCCGTCGACATCTAACGCAGTGCAGACTCTACCTGAAACAATGCACGCCACACCCAGCGCTGGACAAGGGATTGAGTAGGCATCTAAAGTAAACAACAACATACGTATTGGATTTTCCTAGAGCTTGAATTCGCTGCATTTGAGGCAATTATCCTAATtaagtttccaaaaaaaaatacgttttcctCTTTCATCATATCTAATATTCCTCCTAAATTCACGTAGTAAGGTGAGAGAAGATTAAATTACATATATGTACGTAGAAGTAATATCATGTATAAATTGTTGCATAGGTTAGTTGTTTGTGGCTCACTCAGGGTTGCTCTATCTCCGAGACAGTCAGTAAGCTAAAACTACATAAATAGCGAGTAGTAAGGGTAAGAATTATTACACCAACATACCCAACATAAAATAGCTATAACCTGTATGTACTGTTCACACCAGGGGTGCTCAAACGAAAACGAATCGAAACTAGTTGCGCGAGAAGAGAACTACCGAATTGATCACTAACAGTAAGTAATATTGAGTCCACTGAATTTCCTTTGTTAATGCTTCCATTTCGCCAGGAATTTTGTAATTTACTGAAATAAATTTACGGAATTACGATCACAGTTCTTCGACTGCGCAACAGTTTACAAAATTCTGTTAATATGTCGAAGAAGTCGACAAATCGTGGAGCATCTGCGTCCGGGTCCTTTGAACCAAGGGAAAACACGGACAACATCGTCACTAATAACGCGGCGAACAACGTAAGTAACGTCTACTTGAACCCTTCCTGCAGTGGAAACCAGGGAAACGCAGgtatcaccggaatccgtagaAATCCGTTGCGTGAAGTCCGAAGGTTCGTTGACTATCAATGTCACCTGTGCGAAAAGCGGGACAATGAAGAGATGGTACAATGCGACGGTTGCGATAGGTGGTTCCACTTCGTATGTGTTCAAGTTACTGAGGAAATTGCCAACGTTAGCTGGATCTGTCCGACCTGCAAAACTCAATCCTTCATTGCCCCACCCAATAATACGCAACACCCGATAACCGAACAACACAATCCACTTCCACCCGTAAGCAAGTCCGTGTCGAATCGATCGGGTAGCAGAACAAGCTCTCGGAGTGAAGCAAGAAGACTTAAAGAGCTGGAGTTGAAAAAACTTGAGGAAGAACTTGAGCTGGAGAAGCGTTTTCTTGAACGAAAAtataagcttctgagagagtgCGGTAGCGAGGCGTCGTCCATAAACGAGGAATACGAAGACGACCAGTTGTCGAAGATCGAAGAGTGGTTAGCCGAAACGGAACGCCATGGTGAAGCTGAAGATTCCGGATTAGCAGAAGCAGCAAATGAGCAAACATCGAACAGATCGAGCAAGCTCGAGGAGCACAAGGCTCCGGCTGTCCAGCGAACGTCTCATCCATCAATTCTTCGAACAAACCAAACGACTCACCGTTCTCAGTGCGATGTACCCCTGTTCCCCGCACATCAACGCCATCAATCAGGTTTTCCCAGTACGGTTCCAGACATGGAAAACAACCGTCTCTCACAAAATGTTCGGTACTGTAGCAGTATGAGGCCGCAGTTCGTCGAAGAACATATTCGGAGCGAGCAGCCTCTAACAGAAGACTTATCGGAGCGGTTTGCTCGCCTAAAGCCCTCCGTCCATCCAAGAACGATTCCATCCTCACTACCGGGAACTAGCCGACATCTAACTAGAGAAGTCCAAACACATCATCAATACCCACAAGGTGCTGCCAGGCCAGTGTTAGCACCTACTTTGAATCCGAATATGCACAACGAGTTCGTTCCGGGTCAGCGTTCAACGCCGATATTACTAGCTCAGGCCGAGCCTTGTGTGTCAACCATCAACGACGAAACAGTTTGCATTCTCAATCGGAGTCAAATTGCAGCTCGACAGGCAGTGTCTAGAGATCTACCAGATTTCGATGGATCGTTGGAGGACTGGCCGCTATTCTTCGCCACATTCAACTCGTCTACGCAGATGTGTGGATTTACGAACGAAGAAAACATGCTTCGATTACGTAAATGTCTGAAAGGTAAGGCACTGGAGGCGGTCAAATGTGAGTTGCTCCATCCATCAAATGTTGGCGACATTATTTCAACTTTGAAGATGCTTTTCGGTCGTCCAGATGCCATCATACAGTCAATCATTAAAAAGATCAGACATCTTCCCCCACCGAATACGGAGAAGCTCGAGACTTTAGTGAACTTCGCCGTGAACGTTAAAAATATGGTTGCGACAATTCAAGCTTGTAACGTTGGGGACTATCTTTTTAACACGTCTCTCCGTTTAGAGTTGGTAGAACGTTTACCTCCGTCTCTGAAGCTAGATTGGGCGAGGTTCACTAGAAGCTATCCAAACCCGAATCTAACGGATCTGAGTGCCTGGCTGTATACCATAGCAGAAGATGCCAGTACGGTAATGGCTACGACATGCTTCGATTCTCGGGGCCGATGTACCAAGAAAGATGGATTCCTAAATTTGCACTCGGAATCGGACTTATGCTACGAGAAATCGATCGAACCTGTGAGTGCATTGAAGTCGTCCGTAGCTGTAGACTATCCCAAAGCTAAGTGCATGGTGTGTAAGGGAAGCTGCTTATCTGTTGCAAAGTGTAGCGGGTTCGAGGAACTCACCTACGATTCGAGATGGGCAATAGTGAAGGAATGTAAGCTTTGCCGTAAATGCCTTCGCAAGCACAACGGTACATGCAAGCTGATGTCAAAGTGTGGTATAAATGGATGCGCTTTTCAACACCATCCTCTACTCCATAAAGCCGATAACTACAACGCCACGCCATCAACGTCAACGCAGACTGAAAATCCGAGATCCGCAGAAACCGATCCAAGCTGTAACGTGCATCAGGGGCAATCTACAGTACTGTTTCGCATCGTTCCAGTCATCTTATACGGGCCTTCTAAAACCGTACGTACGTATGCGTTCATTGATGATGGATCCGAGCTCACACTTATAGAGCAAAGTCTTGCCGATGAACTGGAAGTCCAAGGGCCGAAAAAGTCGTTGTGTCTGAAATGGACTGGCGGAACTCGCAAACTAGAGAGCGACTCACAGCAGATAAACCTTCAAATATCCGGAGTCCGAAGTTCAGCGAAGTTTGACCTGTCGGGAATCAATACACTGTCGTCGTTACAAATCCGCCCACAAACATTTTTCCTCTCAGAGATGCGGAAAAGgtttccctatctcgatggacTACCACTCGAAGAATACCACGATGTGAGTCCACGACTCCTTATCGGTTTAAATTATGCCAACCTTGGACATGCAGTGAAAAGCCGAGAAGGACGCAGGAATGAACCTATAGCTGTAAAAACCCGCTTGGGGTGGATGGTCTACGGCAACTGCGCCGGTGAAGAGGCTACAGTCGGATACATGAATTACCACAGTGTTCAAAAATGTGGCTGCAATCAGGAAGACGACAACAGTCTACACAAAGCGATGAAATCCTACTTTGCATTGGATAGTATGGGGATTGCAAAGCCAAGTCAACTTCTCATGTCTCGAGATGATCAGCGGGCACAAATGTTGTTAGAAGCTCTCACCCGTCCTACGAACAACCGCTACGAGTCCGGTCTACTGTGGAAATATGACCATGTCCGACTCCCTGATAGTAGGCAAATGGCATTAAGGCGATGGAAATGCTTAGAAAATCGAATGAATAAAGATACAATACTGGCCGAAGCTCTCCAGGAGAAGCTCAAGGATCACGTGAACAGAGGCTACGTCAGAAAACTGACGACAGACGAACTCCGCGAGTCACACGAAAGAGTTTGGTATCTTCCCATTTTCGTGGTGGTTAACGCTAACAAACCAGGCAAAATACGGTTAGTGTGGGATGCAGCTGCAACTGTCCATGGTGTGTCCTTAAATTCAGTTCTGTTGAAAGGTCCGGATCAACTGACATCTCTTCTATCTGTTCTGATTCGTTTCCGCGAGTTTCGGGTGGCAATATGCGGTGATATTAAAGAAATGTTTCACCAGGTACGAATACGGAAAGAAGACCAACAATGTCAACGCTTCTTCTggaaagatgaagaagaagccGAACCCAGCGTATATGTCGTTCAGGTCATGACTTTTGGCGCCTGTTGCTCGCCAAGCACTGCACAGCACGTTAAGAACAGTAACGCCAAACTGTTCGAGCAAGATTATCCAGAAGCTGTTAATGCGATCATCAAGGGACACTACGTCGATGACATGCTCGTAAGCACGGAGACAGAAGGAGAGACAGTGAAACTGGCAAACGAAGTGAAAGAGATTCACAGACATGCCGGGTTCGACATCAGAAACTGGATATCCAATTCGACCGTAGTCCAAGCGACGCTGAAGCATGCTTCCACGGAGGGGAAGAACATGAACATCGGTGAAGATGCAGCCATTGAAAAAGTGCTCGGAATGTGGTGGAATACGTCGACCGATCATTTCACCTACAAGATGTCTTCTCGATACGACAGAGATCTGTTGTCCGGTGAACATCGACCAACGAAACGAGAAGTTCTTCGGACGCTGATGATGATATTCGACCCTTTAGGTTTTATTGCGCATTTACTGATGTACCTCAAAGTACTTCTACAAGAGATTTGGCGGACACCGGTCGGATGGGACGATCCTATAGAAGAGGCACAGTTCGATAAGTGGTTAACTTGGTTGAAAGTCTTCCCTATGATGTGTACAATCGAAGTTCCTCGATGCTATCGATCGTTGACATCAGTAAACGCTGTAGCAGAAATTCACACATTTGTCGACGCTAGTGAAAGCGGATTTGCAGCGGTAGCCTATCTGCGATACGAGGAAACAGATACGATCGAATGCGCTCTAGTTGCAGCAAAAACTAGAGTTGCTCCACTCAAATTCCTGTCTATCCCGCGGTCAGAACTACAAGCTGCTCTACTCGGAGTTCGTTTAGCAGATACTATATCAGCATCCCTTTCGATAAAGATTGACAAGCGATATTTTTGGACAGATTCCAAGGACGTACTCTGTTGGCTGAAATCCGATCACCGCCGATACAGCCAATTTGTAGCGTTCCGTGTCAGTGAAATTTTGGAATCTACAGACATCAGCGAGTGGCGATGGGTTCCGACAAAGCAAAATGTTGCTGATGAAGGAACAAAGTGGACGAAAATCCCTGATATGTCCGCTAGCAGTCGTTGGTTCCATGGACCAGACTTCCTATGGCAAGATAAACACAACTGGCCCGCTGCTGTTTGCATGGACAAACCTACGAACGAAGAACTTCGTCCTCACTTGCTCATTCATGCAACCATCAACGAATCAGTGATTAACTCtgaacatttttctaagtggacACCTCTACTTCGTCGAACCGCATACATCTTTCGTTATATCGACAACCTGAGGCGGTGCATGAAAAGAGAACAACGCGCTATTGGACCACTAACACAACAAGAATTATCTAAAGCAGAGAATTATCTATTTCGCGTTGCACAATCAGAAATATACGCCGATGAAGTCGCAACGTTAGCCGCAAACCGTACGTCGAAGTGCCCATCAAATCGGATAATACGAGACGATCCTCTTTTCCGCAGTGCGTTTGTTGATGAATCTGGAGTTGCACGTGTCAAAGGTCGAACAAACGCATGTGCGTTTATCGATCGCGATGCTGCCGAACCCATTATACTTCCTCGTCAACATTATATAACGCACCTGATCATAGCGAACGCCCACGAACGTTTCAACCATCAAAACCATACGACGATTATCAACGAGCTACTACAGCGTTACCGCATTCCTCGACTTAAAGCAACGTATAACGCTGTGCGGCGTGATTGCCAGTATTGCAAAAATCAACTCGCCAAGCCGCAACCACCAGTGATGGCCGATCTACCTAAAGCACGATTATCAGCGTTTAGTCCACCATTCACCTATATGGGGGTAGATTACTTCGGCCCAATCCTAGTGGCAGTAGGCCGACACTCTGAAAAACGGTGGGGTGTCCTCGCTACATGTTTAACCACACGCGCTATCCATTTGCAAATCGCTCATAGCCTAACAACCGACTCTTGTGTCATGGCAATCCGCAACATCATGGCTAGGAGGGGTGTACCGGCGGTTATATACAGCGATCGAGGAACTAACTTTAGAGCTGCCAGTAAAGAATTGAAGGCAGCTATTGAGCAACTCGATCACGACAAGCTGAAGAAGGAGTTCACTTCAACTCGCTCCCAGTGGACTTTCATTCCACCGTTAACACCGCACATGGGCGGAGCGTGGGAGCGCCTAATCCAAACTGTTAAGAAGAACCTTAATGTACTTCAACCCAATAGGCTGCCTACCGACGAGGTGCTGCAGAATGCGATGGCAGAGGTCGAAAACATTGTTAACTCTCGACCGCTGACCGACATTCCAGTCGACAATGATGAATCTGAAGTACTTACACCCAATCATTTTCTGCTGGGATCTGCTAACGGATTGAGATCGTGGATTCCATTTGATGACAGCCCGTTACACTTGAAGAACTGCTATCAACAATCCCAGCGCATGGCGAATATGTTCTGGAAGCAATGGATTCGAGACTATCTGCCCACCATAACCCGGAAAACCAAATGGTATACATCATCTGCTTCAATCGTCGTTGGAGACATCGTGGTAATCGTCGATCcgaaatttcctcgaaattgTTGGCCCAAAGGAAGAGTGATTGCTACACATTTGTCTTCCGATGGGCAAGTACGTCGTGCAACTGTCCAGACTGCATCTGGAATCCACGAGCGATCTGCTGTGTCCATAGCTGTACTCGACGTAGGCGTAAGGACGAATACGCTCCAGGAGGTGTCCTCGCGCATTCCGGGGGGGAGTGTTGACTACGCCCCGTCGACATCTAACGCAGTGCAGACTCTACCTGAAACAATGCACGCCACACCCAGCGCTGGACAAGGGATTGAGTAGGCATCTAAAGTAAACAACAACATACGTATTGGATTTTCCTAGAGCTTGAATTCGCTGCATTTGAGGCAATTATCCTAATtaagtttccaaaaaaaaatacgttttcctCTTTCATCATATCTAATATTCCTCCTAAATTCACGTAGTAAGGTGAGAGAAGATTAAATTACATATATGTACGTAGAAGTAATATCATGTATAAATTGTTGCATAGGTTAGTTGTTTGTGGCTCACTCAGGGTTGCTCTATCTCCGAGACAGTCAGTAAGCTAAAACTACATAAATAGCGAGTAGTAAGGGTAAGAATTATTACACCAACATACCCAACATAAAATAGCTATAACCTGTATGTACTGTTCACACCAGGGGTGCTCAAACGAAAACGAATCGAAACTAGTTGCGCGAGAAGAGAACTACCGAATTGATCACTAACAGTAAGTAATATTGAGTCCACTGAATTTCCTTTGTTAATGCTTCCATTTCGCCAGGAATTTTGTAATTTACTGAAATAAATTTACGGAATTACGATCACAGTTCTTCGACTGCGCAACAATACCTATACGGGTTTATATAATTATACTTTACTATTGTTTGAGTTCAGCGACTGTTTAAAATTATCGAAGAGCTATTTGGAGTACAGGTTAACAGATTTACGAATATTATGAGTAGTTTTTCAGAACCTTGCAATCTAGAGTAATCTCCATACAGGCCCAGATAGTCATAgtggtaaacacgcagcttttCAGCGAGATCATGCcgagggtcatgggttcaaatcccgtcggtcgaggatcttttcgggttaggCTTCCCAGGGCGTATAGTATCTTCATGCTTGCCTCACGATATACaattgcaaaaatggtcaatacgAAAAAAAGCCCTCAGTTAAAGTAAGAAATGGGCGAAATGAACTGATAACGGGAGCAAACCATATGTGACTCACTAAAGTGAATAGACTATTTTGATTGATTCGGTGTCTCATTTTATAAAATCTAAAATGAGCCATGATTCTCgcacaagaaacaaaaaaatataacatattttACAAAAGAACATGTTTCATATACTACTTAAACTATTTCTACATTCTTGAAATAGTTGACTGTGATAAATCGaattccaaaatattatttctcgaacaatttttcagcttccttcCATATATTGTGATGCTAgtgaatctcttttgaaaagaaCCATGATTCGTTCACTCATTATTGAGAGTCGACTTTTTTAAATGATTCGTGAAAGAATCGCCCATCTTTaatagaagtgctcataagaactctaagctaagaagcaggctctgttccagataggacgtaacgccagaaaaaagaagaacaatTAAGTTAGGTTCTACCAAGGTTTGTGTTCAACGAGTTATTGATGATAAAAAGTTATCCTAGAACTCTAATATAACAACTCTTCTGAGCTACAACTGTAATAAGTCGGCTTTCTATGGTTCAAGGTTCATTTTCGTGAATGAATATTAAATTTGATTACATCAAGTCAAACCAAATTACTCTTACGTTTGTAAATTATAAGGCAAATATTCATTGAAATTCATAGAACACTGGGAACGTAGTTGAAATCAAAACGAGATTGGATTTATTTCTATAAGTTCTGTGTTGATCTGAAGTCCTATACTCAACGGAGTTCTTAGATAACCCCAGAAAGCCGTTGTACTCCAAATTTGATGGAATATGTATGTTTGATTCTGTTTGCGTATGAATGTTATACATTATTACATTACGTTTATAGGTACGAAGTCCTTCACTTAAATTAGTTTCTGGATAACCGCAAACAATCTTTGATTTATAATCTTGAATGACATATTTCGTTGAGCCTGTTAGGACATAAACCTTATTTACTAACGACAGAAATGTTTTGCGGAGGAGTATTTCAATAACCTTAGATAGGCTTGGAACTGAAAATATAATAGACCCTAGTTATTTGATCTTACATGATCATGAATTGTAAGAAAAAAAGCTCCCGATGAGCACTGGTTATCTGTACAAACCTAATAACCTATACTCTAAGGAATTCGTAAGTTCAAGAAGACATATATAACCACCAAGATGTTTCCTTGGCATAGCATAAGTTCAATTACCCGAGTACACAAAACATTCATAAGTATGTGCCAAACTAAAGCTGCGTTACGTCCAATGCATGGGGATACGAGAATGGAAGTGTCAATGTACCTACGTGAGCCACGAATGCGGTATACGTGAATGGCGCTGGCGGCGGCTGACTTGGACAGGTCATGCAGATAATATTATAATTTGATTTCTTTTAAGTTTTTCTTTCGTCAATCCAGTCATAGCGAAGAGATGACAAAGTGTAAAAAGATCCAGACGTTTTCAGTATTGCGCTTGTGAATGAAGGAATATAAGGAAATAATTTACAGCAGATCAATAAATgatgtaagaaaaaaaaatacaaatagatCATTAGTAAATGTGCTAGCGATTGACACCTCGTCGTATAAATATTACTTTGGTGAAGTTGATTGATCGGGTGTCATTTGTCATCAGCTCAACGGACCTCATCCATCCTTTTTACTAGATCTCATTGAAATGAATATTCCGCAAATTTACATTGAGCAACAGGTACAATTTTTCCCCGTAATACATAATAAaaagaaatagttttttttcaagTCGGTGAACTGGCCTGCTTTTTTTGTTTAGGTACTGTTTGAATATTAAGATTTAAAGGATTTAAAATATGGATCCTCAGAGAAAT includes:
- the LOC110675204 gene encoding bromodomain adjacent to zinc finger domain protein 1A-like — its product is MSKKSTNRGASASGSFEPRENTDNIVTNNAANNVSNVYLNPSCSGNQGNAGITGIRRNPLREVRRFVDYQCHLCEKRDNEEMVQCDGCDRWFHFVCVQVTEEIANVSWICPTCKTQSFIAPPNNTQHPITEQHNPLPPVSKSVSNRSGSRTSSRSEARRLKELELKKLEEELELEKRFLERKYKLLRECGSEASSINEEYEDDQLSKIEEWLAETERHGEAEDSGLAEAANEQTSNRSSKLEEHKAPAVQRTSHPSILRTNQTTHRSQCDVPLFPAHQRHQSGFPSTVPDMENNRLSQNVRYCSSMRPQFVEEHIRSEQPLTEDLSERFARLKPSVHPRTIPSSLPGTSRHLTREVQTHHQYPQGAARPVLAPTLNPNMHNEFVPGQRSTPILLAQAEPFDELAGAMREQRAERDATACDDGGVEEVQKCFNKTHPALSKGPFTTIYCSSPSRVEWPELGHLKLIYGQIDQNKNTVKMGRASGIELKKRQLHARFGSMELAV